The following are encoded in a window of Methanomicrobia archaeon genomic DNA:
- a CDS encoding DUF1464 family protein codes for MKALGIDPGTSSFDFCVLDDQAGIALYEASVPTAVVAKSPESLLSVVKEANADVIVGPSAMGLPVTHISELTDLKLAQATLGKNTEVDIAIRQFIMMQKELNLNVFFTPNVIQLPTVPRYRKRNKVDMGTADKTCIAALALWDYANSHSENYQDANVVVLELGFGFNAIMAIEAGKLIDGIGGTLFPGPGYLTIGAMDLEIAHTLGSFTEAQLGFGGIAYAAGDVIPPEEYVTRLDEENFATAWNSLVEGIVKAVAMELTVFEETPTEIILSGRLTRVPKLYARLVASLGRVNIPIRKLEGYATKSKEAAQGAALIASGLAGGTHAELVDVLELRGASGTVLDYIRWPGFNAEETIRKKLQAMKMKL; via the coding sequence ATGAAGGCGTTAGGAATAGATCCCGGTACGAGTAGCTTTGACTTCTGCGTTCTTGATGATCAAGCGGGGATCGCCCTCTACGAAGCGTCTGTACCCACAGCTGTTGTGGCTAAGTCACCGGAGAGTCTCCTCAGTGTTGTCAAGGAAGCGAACGCCGACGTGATTGTCGGGCCGTCAGCCATGGGCTTGCCCGTGACGCATATCTCTGAACTGACCGATCTGAAGCTTGCGCAAGCGACATTAGGAAAGAACACGGAGGTTGATATCGCCATCAGACAGTTCATCATGATGCAGAAGGAGCTTAACTTAAACGTCTTCTTTACCCCAAACGTCATTCAGCTCCCGACGGTGCCGCGGTATCGTAAGCGGAACAAGGTCGATATGGGGACGGCGGATAAGACCTGCATCGCCGCGCTCGCACTCTGGGACTACGCAAACAGCCACAGTGAGAACTATCAGGATGCGAACGTCGTCGTGCTGGAGTTAGGCTTCGGGTTCAACGCAATCATGGCTATCGAGGCGGGCAAACTAATAGACGGTATTGGCGGGACGCTCTTTCCTGGCCCGGGCTATCTCACGATCGGCGCGATGGATCTGGAAATAGCGCACACGTTGGGGAGCTTTACGGAGGCGCAGCTCGGATTTGGCGGTATCGCGTATGCTGCGGGGGACGTTATTCCACCGGAAGAGTATGTCACGCGACTCGACGAAGAGAATTTTGCCACTGCGTGGAACAGCCTCGTCGAAGGGATTGTCAAAGCGGTTGCGATGGAACTGACGGTCTTTGAAGAGACTCCGACGGAGATTATTCTTTCAGGGCGGCTCACACGGGTGCCAAAGTTGTATGCACGGCTGGTTGCGAGTTTGGGGCGGGTCAACATCCCGATCAGAAAGCTTGAAGGCTATGCGACGAAGAGCAAAGAAGCTGCTCAGGGTGCCGCACTCATTGCTAGCGGACTCGCAGGTGGCACGCACGCCGAGCTGGTTGACGTACTCGAGTTACGCGGTGCGAGCGGTACCGTTTTAGATTATATTCGCTGGCCGGGATTCAATGCAGAGGAGACCATACGTAAGAAGCTGCAGGCAATGAAGATGAAGCTTTAG